Proteins encoded within one genomic window of Elephas maximus indicus isolate mEleMax1 chromosome 21, mEleMax1 primary haplotype, whole genome shotgun sequence:
- the GINS3 gene encoding DNA replication complex GINS protein PSF3 codes for MSEAYFPVESGALGPEENFLSLDDILMSHEKLPVRTETAIPRLGAFFPERSGGAETDNTIPQGSKLEIPLWLAKGLFDNRRRILSVELPKIYQEGWRTVFSADANVVDLHKMGPHFYGFGSQLLHFDSPENADISQSLLQTFIGRFRRIMDSSQNAYNEDTSVLVARLDEMERGLFQTGQKGLNDFQCWEKGQASQIRASNLVQNYKKRKFTDMED; via the exons ATGTCCGAGGCTTATTTCCCGGTGGAGTCGGGTGCGCTGGGGCCTGAGGAGAACTTTCTTTCCCTGGACGACATCCTGATGTCTCACGAGAAGCTCCCGGTGCGCACGGAGACCGCCATACCTCGCCTCGGCGCTTTCTTCCCGGAGCGGAGCGGAGGCGCGGAGACTGACAACACGATCCCTCAA GGCTCAAAGCTTGAAATCCCCTTGTGGCTGGCAAAAGGACTTTTTGACAACAGGCGGCGGATCCTTTCTGTGGAACTTCCCAAGATCTATCAAGAGGGCTGGAGGACCGTGTTCAGTGCAGATGCCAATGTGGTAGACCTCCATAAGATGGGGCCACATTTCTACGGGTTTGGCTCCCAGCTCTTGCATTTTGACAGTCCAGAGAACGCAGATATTTCCCAATCTCTCCTACAG ACATTTATTGGACGTTTTCGCCGCATCATGGACTCCTCGCAGAATGCTTACAATGAAGACACGTCAGTGCTGGTAGCCAGGCTAGATGAGATGGAGAGGGGCTTATTTCAAACAGGCCAGAAAGGACTGAATGATTTTCAGTGCTGGGAGAAGGGGCAGGCTTCTCAGATCAGAGCTTCTAACCTCGTTCAGAATTACAAGAAGAGAAAATTCACTGACATGGAAGACTGA